From the Vulpes lagopus strain Blue_001 chromosome 22, ASM1834538v1, whole genome shotgun sequence genome, one window contains:
- the SLC40A1 gene encoding solute carrier family 40 member 1, producing MPKAGEQARPGGCCGSLANYLTSAKFLLYLGHSLSTWGDRMWHFAVSVFLVELYGNSLLLTAVYGLVVAGSVLVLGAIIGDWVDKNARLKVAQTSLVVQNVSVILCGIILMMVFLHKNELLTMYHGWVLTFCYILIITIADVANLASTATAITIQRDWIVVVAGGDRSKLADMNATIRRIDQLTNILAPMAVGQIMTFGSAVIGCGFISGWNLVSMCVEYFLLWKVYQKTPALAVKAALKVEEAELKQLNLHKETEPKPLEGTHLMGEKDPNIHELEHEQEPSCTSQMAEPFRTFRDGWVSYYNQSVFLAGMGLAFLYMTVLGFDCITTGYAYTQGLSGSILSILMGASAITGIMGTVAFTWLRRKCGLVRTGMISGFAQLSCLILCVISVFMPGSPLDLSVSPFEDIRSRFIQAEPLSTMTPTKVPEIIFTTEMHVSNGSDPAGIFPEMTPKSVPIISVSLLFAGVIAARIGLWSFDLTVTQLLQENVIESERGIINGVQNSMNYLLDLLHFIMVILAPNPEAFGLLVLISVSFVAMGHIMYFRFAQKTLGSKLFACGADNEEVTNENQANTSVV from the exons gGAGATCGGATGTGGCACTTTGCCGTGTCCGTGTTCCTGGTAGAGCTCTATGGAAATAGCCTCCTCCTGACTGCAGTCTATGGGCTGGTGGTGGCAGGATCTGTTCTTGTCCTTGGAGCCATCATCGGTGATTGGGTGGATAAGAACGCCAGACTTAAAG TGGCTCAGACTTCGCTGGTGGTACAGAATGTTTCGGTCATCCTGTGTGGAATCATCCTGATGATGGTTTTCTTACATAAAAATGAGCTTCTGACCATGTACCATGGATGGGTCCTT ACTTTCTGTTATATCCTGATCATCACTATTGCCGATGTCGCAAATTTGGCCAGTACTGCCACTGCCATCACGATCCAGAGAGACTGGATTGTTGTTGTTGCTGGAGGAGACAGGAGCAAATTAGCAG ATATGAATGCTACAATACGAAGAATTGACCAGTTAACCAACATCTTGGCCCCCATGGCTGTTGGCCAGATTATGACATTTGGCTCTGCAGTCATTGGCTGTGGTTTCATTTCGGGGTGGAATTTGGTGTCCATGTGTGTGGAGTACTTTCTGCTCTGGAAGGTTTACCAGAAAACACCTGCTCTAGCTGTTAAAGCTGCTCTTAAAGTAGAGGAAGCTGAATTGAAACAGCTGAATTTACATAAAG AAACTGAGCCAAAACCCTTGGAGGGAACTCATCTAATGGGTGAGAAAGACCCTAATATCCATGAGCTTGAACATGAGCAAGAGCCAAGCTGCACCTCCCAGATGGCCGAGCCCTTCCGCACCTTCCGAGATGGCTGGGTCTCCTATTACAACCAGTCAGTGTTTCTGGCCGGCATGGGTCTTGCTTTCCTCTATATGACTGTCCTAGGCTTTGACTGTATCACCACAGGGTACGCCTACACTCAGGGGCTGAGCGGGTCCATCCTCAGTATTTTGATGGGAGCATCAGCCATAACTGGAATAATGGGAACCGTGGCTTTTACTTGGCTCCGGAGAAAATGCGGCCTGGTTCGGACTGGTATGATCTCAGGATTTGCACAGCTTTCCTGTTTGATCTTGTGCGTGATCTCCGTGTTCATGCCTGGAAGCCCCTTGGacttgtctgtttctccttttgaaGATATCCGTTCTAGGTTCATTCAAGCAGAGCCACTGTCCACAATGACACCTACAAAAGTACCTGAAATCATCTTTACAACTGAAATGCACGTGTCCAACGGGTCTGACCCTGCTGGTATTTTCCCAGAGATGACTCCCAAATCTGTGCCCATAATCTCTGTCAGTCTGCTGTTCGCAGGCGTCATTGCTGCTAGAATCG GTCTTTGGTCCTTTGATTTAACTGTGACACAGTTGCTGCAGGAAAATGTAATTGAATCTGAACGAGGCATTATTAATGGTGTTCAGAACTCCATGAACTATCTCCTTGATCTTCTGCATTTCATCATGGTCATCCTGGCTCCGAATCCCGAAGCTTTTGGCTTGCTTGTGTTGATTTCAGTCTCCTTTGTGGCAATGGGCCACATCATGTATTTTCGATTTGCCCAGAAAACTCTGGGCAGCAAGCTTTTTGCCTGTGGTGCCGACAATGAGGAAGTCACGAACGAAAATCAAGCGAATACGTCTGTTGTGTGA